The Rhododendron vialii isolate Sample 1 chromosome 3a, ASM3025357v1 nucleotide sequence TCCAGAAAATGGCTGCATATGAAAGGGCAAGAGATGAGCAAATTGAAAAGAACTTGGCAATGTTAGAGTCTCTTGGGATAAAAGACCTAGTAGCTTCACTACCTGCCTTATATCGGAGTAGTCAAAGAAAAGGTACCAAGAAACGAAAGAGCAAGGTTGCTATTGGCAATGATGATGAATTTTTACCCCCTGCCTGTGAGGAGAGTTTTGGTTATTCTAGTGACAATTCTTCTGGATCTCAAGCTGACAAGGTAATACAAACACACAATATGTAGGATACTCGTTGGCATATCAAAAGGCCAGCTATTGCACTATGTCCACTATTCTTCATAGTTCTTTACTTAATAGTTTCTGAAAAATGACTCTAGTAACATACtaataatctaattttttttaattcaggtCAAATGTACAagtaaaagaaagaagaaaggcaGTTCTGGTAATCGTATTTTGAGAGACTCGCAAGGAACTCGAGAAGAGAGGCATATCATCGAGGGAGCAACCTCAACTCCAGCAACACAACCTTCAACTGATCATGTTGAGGGCATGTCCGTGGTGGCTGCCCAACCTACTCAGCTTCCATGTATTGCCACCAACAATGAGGGTATgaaatatatatagtttttaaaatttttggttgTTGTGTTGATAGCCGTCTAGACGGATATAATGTATATGTAAATTTCACAAACGAATGTACCTAGAGTCGTAACAAAAAAGTAATATCCAAATTTCCTGGTACAGCTATAGGAAATTGTGAATATTGAGAAGCTATTTTGGTAATAGTTTTGATGGATAGGCAAGGGACCAGTTTTGCTTAGTTTTCATGGACAGTTAAGGGACCAATTCTGCTTAGGTTTCATGGACAGTCAAGTGGACCAGTTCTGCTTATGCTTTGCTGCTGCATTTTCTTGGTTTTGATCTTGGATAAtggttcctctttttttttaagttagtctgtttctttgtttggttggtatCTTGCCAATGTAGTTGTTTGTTTTTCGGGGTCTTTAGTTGTTAGTTAGTCTTTTTCTTTGCCGAATAATATAGATGTGGAATGTGATGTGATGATGTTCTGATTATAGGAATGGAAACTTAGAAAGTAGATTAGACTACGAATAAGCTATGCACAAGAGTTGCTTTTGTGTGAACCTGTGAGCTGAGTGTTTGAGCCCAATCTTGTTGTGAGAGGAGGTAATATTTAGAGGGAGGCATCTTGTGAGGGAGAGGTGAGGGAGATGAGGCTCACCCTAGTGCATATAGAAGGTTGGTGAATTGGGCTCTGAGGGAGGGTAGAGTGACCAGTTAAAAGCTTTAGAATTTCTCAGTTAGCTTTGTTCATGAATTGTTCCTGCTCATTTTCTAGTGGGATCTCCCAAGGTGTGAGGAGTAAATAGTGAGAagtcttttgttgtaattttcattttctgttgTGTCCTGGATATGCTGAGCACCTTTTGTTTGTCTTTGGATATGCTGTGCACCATTTGTGTTGCATTGGTTCATCATTGGAATCACTGTCTGCTATTTTTTGCCTATGGTATGATGAGTAGCAGTCAACCTCTATTAAGTCTTTTGTTGACCTATCCTTGGGGGTTTGTCCCATGGAGTGTTTACGCTTTTCTTGGGGGCATGTCCCTAGTTGTCTATGGTATCTCTTTTGTTATGACTGTAGTTGGTTGTCCAGTTTTTGGGCTGTTTATCCCTAGCCTGCTGCTGTCCAGTTCGGAATTGTGACTGCTTGTAATGGCTTTTGTTGCTGTCTGTTGATTGTTGTAATGGCAGCAGTTAACTACTGTTGCTGCTCCTATGGATTCTGTTCTGCTGCTGCTTTGTGTGCAGTCCTGCTTTGCTGTCTTCTAGTTTTTTGTCCAGAAAATGCAATCCGGTAGTTGAGCTGCCAACTTTGGTTGCTAGGCTTCATGGCCGACTGATGTTATTCAGCTGGTCCAAGCTGGTAGTTCATAGCTGTGCTTGCCTTTAAGTGGCTTCAAAGCTGCCGAACTGCAACCTATTATGCTCCTTTTCTGCTCCAAATTCCAGATTACAAAATTCTGTCATAGCATAGTGCTATTTTCATTTTGAAGCTGCTTTGAGCATATGGCAAGCTTTGTTCTAGTCTTAATTTCATATCTCTGCTTCGTTGTTTTCGTTCCCTCTTCTTAGATGGAATGGAAACAATTGGTTTCTTCTATTTAGTATATTGCAGCCTTGAGCTTAAGtttcaaaggttaataaaataagattttctgctattgaaaaaaaatgtctATCACATGTTGATATGCTTGCTATCACAGGATTAAACTGCACAGCACCGAGAAAACCTTGTAAGGGTGGACGTCCTCAATCCAATACAAAGAGAACTAGAGGAATATCACGAGGACTTGGGAGTCCAAAAGAGGTTGCTAGCTGAAGGAAAAATAGGTGGTGTGTACTTTCCGGATGACAAATGGAAACCAATGGGACAAAATGCTCAAGTTTATACAACTGAAGTAGGTGCTGTATGTCGAATGTTTGCGAATTTAAGTATCCCATATTGGAAAAACATGACAGATCAGGACAAGGAGCCAATGTTTGTTCGTCTTGCTATAAGTTATCATTCATACAAAAATATGGtacttttgttttccaaaaaaaaagagagagaagagaagagaaaggagAAATGTTGCATTCAAGTATGTTATGCATTGTTTTCTTATTGCAATTACCTCTTAAGATTTTTGTGTTTGTCACCTTTTATGTATCTTATGAATTTTTGTTGCAACCCTTGTAATTTCTTTGGAACCCTCAAGCATGTCTAACCTTGAATATATAGCTGCTCGTATTGTAATTTTGATTACTAATTTATGTTGTAAATAGGAGGAGTTTGATGTAGACTTCAGCCACCCACACGTCAAGGCTGTTACTGATTACATGCTGAATGGACGTTACTCTGACTACCGTCATCAACTATATCGTCGCGTCAAGTCATTTCCCACAATAGAAGAGGCTCGTGAGCACCCAGATGCTGAAATAGATCCCAACTATTGGAATCATATATGTGATTATATGAAGACAAAAGAATATATTGTAAGATATACCCTATGAGCTTACATTAATTAGAAAGAAACCTACGGAGGTGAATATGTATTCTCATTTTTGAATGTTCAATGCAGGAGAAGAGTAAAGCAAATACAACCAAACGATCTAACATGAATGTTCTTCACTGTTATGGATCAAAGTCTTTTGTACGACGTCGAGAGAAATGGTAAGATATTTTTATACAAACTGCAGACAAGATATctaaaataatttgcttttgttaGAAATATATTATACCCATATTTATTTTACTTGCATATGCCACGCAGAAAGAAAGTGAGATGGGTAGGTTCGAGTTTTATAAAGTGACTCATTgcaagaatgggttttggacttCTGATGGTGCTGAAAAGAATTATGTACGTCCGTTTTTCTTCTAGTGGACTAATTACAATATTTGCTTATGCTAAAATGTAGATTAACTATAGTTATGTCTTTTTCAGAATGAAATGATGACACTAAAGAACCAGCCTGTGCCAGAACGTGAGACACCTATGACAGAGGATCAGATATGTGACAAAGTCCTTGGTCGTGCAATAGGATATGTACGTGGTCCTGGCTACGGAGTGAGACCCGACACATCAATCAAGGTAGCACATGCCATGCGTGGACAACTACAAGAATGTACAAAGAGAGCAGACGAGGCCGAACGAAGGGCAGACGAGGCAGAACGAAGGGCAGAGGTAGGTGAAAGAAGGGCAAAAGAATTAACTGAGGAGGTCATCTCTCAACGGTCTACCATCGACTCTTTGACTATGAAAACAAATCGCCTAGAGTCATTATACGAAAAACTTGCCTCAAGAATGGACATGGGGAATTCACCTGCATCAACTTGGTAATATGTCTTCTTCACATTGGAGGACTTTTAAGGAAACATATTTATTTCCACCTAGTCCAAGATTTACCAAATATTCCGTTTTTGTTGGGTCATTGTTTATTTACGCCAATGCCCTAATTCTTAACCTGACCCAGAAAGGGAGGGTTTGCTCTGAATTGTCCAACAGAAGGTGTGATACATCCATGCCAACAACCATTGTTAGGCAGAGTCAGTCTTCTTCAACTAATAGTTCTTTGCCTTCTCGGctccatttttctttcaatttcatGGTATTGTGGATTGAATTAATGTAACTTTGAGTTTCTTTAGTTTCTGTCACGTTTCTAAGGGTGTTTATTAGATTTAGTTAACGGCTAGACTAGCTGACTATCTCTTTTAGCCCAGACCTTAAGTATTTTATGCATGTGCATTCAGATCGAGGTGTAATCTTGCTCTTTTTCCGTGAAATGTGCTGATTAGATCCATCCAACTGTTTTGCTTTGATTTGGAAACTGCAAAATGCAAATTCCCTCCCTCTGCCCATTAAATGTTGGATGTAAAATGTACTGACTAAAGATCCTCGTTATCTTGGCAGATTTTGCGGATTCTGGGGGTGTTCAGCAGCCAATTTGATGGACTTTTGAGTTGGAATATTGGTACCGGAGGTATTTCTTAATTCTGGTGAATTTCACCTTCACCGTTTTCAACTAGTTTTAGTTGTTTTGAATTAGTTTTTTGGGTCTGaaagtttggtttggttgttgTTCACTGAATAGTATAACACTGTTGTTTGTAAGAGAGTATGAGTCCTTTTAACCTGCTGAATAGTTGGCGTTCCATTGTTTCCAAGTGGGGATACTTTCCTCTTACCCTTTAGGGTGTAGCCTAATAGGCAACATAGCTTGCGATTGTTTCGGGACTTGGGTGCACTCTTATCCTGTTGGCTATGTGTCGTCATGCTATGCCTGCGCTGTCGATTTCCATCTTTTTGAGGGTTATGTTTTACTTCTTGACTCAGTTGTTGATGGAACCTTTTGTTGCTGGGACTTCCACTTATTTGATGATGTTTTAGTGCCCTGTTTCACTTACACAACGGCGATTTCGAAAATGAAGTGATACATACTTATCCATGGTCCAAGATGGGGTGGGAGAATTCATGCTCTGACACAATCTGGTTTGGGATTAATGTGTAATTTGACTGGCTGCTCAGGTTGGCATGCATTACTTATCAGGcagcttttcatttttagaaGTTCTTAAAGATAACCTGTTCATCCAGAATAATTGCAGATGGTTCAAATATAAGCACAAATACATTAGAAGGCCTATAAAGAGTATGACATTTATTTGACCAAATGGATTCTGAAGGAAATTGCTTATTTGCTTCTTGCTGTTATCCTTATACTTCAGTACTAATTGGCTCTCTAATTTTGAATCCTTGCCAAAACTTCTCCCAAACGTTCTCTAGTTGATGTTCAGCCACTATGGGTTATGATACATCGTCTACTGTGATGAATATCGTATTTTTTAGATCTTTTAATCCAAAGGCAGTAGGTTTGCGTTTCATTATATCCTAAATTTGCTAACTTATACAAATTAAATAATTGCTCACTTTTGGTAGTAGAAGTTAGTAACTGGTGTCTGGTGAATGGATTAAAAGCTTGTAGAGTTTACAAAAGCCCTTACAAGGTTCAAAAAGCTTTAGTCTGGGCTATAGTTAATAACTTGTGAAAAGCTCAACCATGCTTAAGGAAAGACCTTATCTTAACTTTCGAAAACAAGTGCATATTGCGCTGTTGAGTAAGAGAATGGCTGCTGGGGTTGTGTTCACTActggtaaaatagtttttttcttttttttgttttgttttaaaagtgCTTAGAGGTAACTTGTTCATTCAGCATTATTGGAGACGATTCAATTGTAAGCACCCATGCTATTACACATTAGAAGGCATAGATAGAGTATGGCATTTCTTTGACAAATGGATTTTGAAGGCATCTATGTATTGGCTTCTTGCTTTTATCTTTGTATTTCCAATTCTACTGGCTCGTCTAAATCGGGTACGTATCCGAAGCGTATCCGAAACGTATCGGGATACCAAAAAATAGTTCTAAAAGTATGATACTTTAAAAAGCGTATCGGATACGTAGCCGGAGAGTATCGGTATCCGATACGGATACGATACATgatacggaggccaaaatagagtatccgtgcttcatagatgATGACATTGAACTTATGGCATTTCGTGGATTATATTATGACATTGGACTATTACAGCATTTGGGTTCCTTCAAAAGTGGCTCGCTACTTTTATTACCTTGCAACTTCAATTGACTTTAACCATTTTGTGCTCTAACCATGTTTTGAACTTTGCAGATGAACTATGATATTACTTTTTGGCAGAATGGAGCATGGAGTCACTTTTTGCAGTTGTTCAGAACTAACTTGGACTTGGTTACAGCTTGGAGTATGAAGTCCACTTTTTGTTACTTTATCATAGACTTTACCTAGTATTTATAGTTTTAGATGTGGTGTTACTAAACACATATTGGAAAACAAGTACGTTGTGGAATTTGTAGTTTTTGGGGATGGTTGATGACTGTTGCTTTTGAGAAACATATATATTATGTGGTTATTAATGTTGTCAAGGATTTTATTGTTAATGGTGTATCTTGTGACGACATAGTTAGTTCTTGATGTTTTTGAAATACAAGCTAGTTGTAGTTACAAAAGATATTTACAGCAGAATTAATTTTATGATCAACACAATacattgttaaaaaaaaatttgcagcataattaattttgtgacCAATGCAAtccattgtttaaaaaaaaaaagaaagtgttttTGCGACCAAACTCTCTAGTTGTCAAAACTGGTAGATGTGAAGTCCAAGGATCATTTTTGCGACAACAGAAAATATATTCCGCGACCCGCTTTTGAGTCtccaaaacatgtttttctGAAGTCTAATGGACCCTTTTCGCGACCAGAGCTTGTATTTGGCGACcagattttccttctttttgtgaCCAGCAGTTGGTCACAAAATTAAAACCTTATTGTGACCGGATCCAATTGGTCGCCTACGATGGAACATACTGCGACCACATCGTAGTTTGGTCAAGAAATACCTAATACGACTAGCTTGTTGCGACTAGCTTGGTGACCACACTTTTTTGTCGCTGTATCGATTTGCGACCAAAATGATGTCTTTTTGCAACCTTCTTATTGGTCGCAAACAACAcgatttcttgtagtgtttaaGGCTATAGCCTTAgatttgcatgcatggcatgcaTAATGATTACTACCTTTGGAAGCATAATGATGGATTCCTTTGGTCCAATGGTTCTAaattgttagggaaaagtaactaagTTGATTGGTAACTATGTTTCTCTAACCAATTGTTTGAATGTTAATTCTACTTACcttgtaggatttctagccaataaatataatttaaagatttaatttactcactaggaaaatatacaagtgcttttataagcatacttgtctttagggAAAGACTAGATTGTTTAGTGCGAAAAGATACAATTCTATAagtcttaaatctaattatgacggattatcaaagttaaaagaaattttttaaagcaaTCCAAGAATtaaataatgaatttttttaaacattaaaacgaaatttttattcactaaaaaCGGAGTTGTTACAGGTACCTTGTGCCTCACAAGTACCGGCATGTGTAGCGATCTGACCCGGCTAACCATGGACCCTTCTTAATTCGGCCAAAACGCTTGGCCATATATAAAAGATATACCTCAAAGGTACCATGTAACCATTGGTAAATTTTAGGGGTGCCAAATGGGTAGAGCTGGGCAACAGATACGAAACACGATACGaaattagcgggttagggttaatcatttctgacacgaaacacgaaaatgatacaactcgagaacacgaattctaaatgggtcgggttcaggttgaacacgcgagacatgACCAACATGGTTACTTATTCGTGTCACCCATTACCACGACACGATGATAAGCACCAAGATTGTAAGATTGTGCAAGATTGCACAATCTTGGTGCTCAAATCCTCTGAATTGTGGTGTTTCTATGTTTAATTGATCATTAAAGTCAAATATTGCATGTAAGGTGTTTTGTTGAGCTTTGTAGGTGAAATGTGCAAATAAGGTAGTTTTGCATGCCAAGGGATGTTCCGGGATGTAACCAAGTGTCCAAGTGTCCGCTGGTACAATTTCATTGTCACCGGGTCTTAACGGGGTCTTAAGGAGCCTCAAAGGTCTTTTGGTGGTCTAGTTGGCAAGGGTTGTGTCACAGCGTAGCAAGCAAGCCACATGCATCGAGAATAGCCCTCGAGGGTAACCGAGCACCCGCGGCCAAGAGGGTTGGTGCCACCAAGTCCAAAAAGCCAAGTGATGATGCCTCGAAAGATGGCCGGAGGTGCCAAGGCCCAAAAGTCATTACAAGCTTCTGAAACCTGCAATTTTTGgtattgttatcgataacaatatAAAAGTTATCGATATATTTGCCCCATTTTGGTCCAGAAGCTCTCCAGACCTAAGGGTATCGATAACCTTTGGCTTGAGTTATCGATAACTTGCTTCTACAGGGGAATTTCTGGctgatgttatcgataccttttctTAGGGTATCGATAACTTTTGTCTCCAGCagatatttttcttgcttttttagactttccacttatggaaactttctttttatgggtagatttttgggatatttgctggcttttgtagagagagaaaccctttgtgtataaataggggctcTCTTTTACATTGTTTGTATCTAGTTTATTACACATTTAAGTCTTTTACTCCATTAATGTTTTCCAAGCTTTCTTAAGCTATTTCTTCCAAGAACACGTGTAAGTTTaagttgtttgttaattttccaagcattaaagttgtagctacttgttggatcttcatataaatcaagtttattttcggttctatcggttaaacatgttttcaataattagcaagctttctagtcttttcaatatatgtgagtagtcgattaggctCGGCCACGGGGTGATTAACGCCATGTGACTTAAGTTTATCTTGCATTTCTTAACTAAATACTTGAGGTTTGGTATGGAAAATGGGAAAGGTTCGCCTTTATgcaacaaaacttgtcgatgttaatctccggtgatcatgtgcttgctcaCATGGTTTCGGAGCGATGTCTCGGTTCGTGTTTGCCCAGAGAATGAAAGAGCTCAATCGTTTTCCATACTACACTTCTAGTCTTTATtggtttcatagctaaatctttcggttgatagcctatgccatGCGATTCAACTGAGTTTTCATTGAGAATGGTTAGATGACTTAAGTTACGAGTGTTATGAACTTCTACGCTTTGCCGCTTGTTTAatctagttaaaactcatttctagtctttttataggagcattttccacctttcaaagcaaaaccaaaagttggccgtctaaatgccgcaaacccttacatctaaaaatcctagcaacCTATAAAGATTATCTCTATGAGAATGATTCCGAACTTTCTAGTATTGATGCTGACAATGACttagccctacgctcggggtaaatcaatctatttcaacggttaggttTTGGCGAAGCACACGACTTGAACAcgaacacacatacacacacacacacacacacacacacatatatataagtgaaaaaaaaacaaaaacaaaaaagggctGAGCTGGGCCAAGAATCAAACCCAGGTCCTTGGCTCCTTTCCTTGTTTTCCtacacaaacaaaccactaTGCCAGAAATTGGCTTGCGCtatagttttgaaaaaaatagtataaaGTATATAgctctattatataaaaacgTAGCCATCAAGCATTAGCCACACAATCACAACAATCAATACTATTCAAAGCATTCATGTTGTTGTGCTTAGTGTTTTAATCATGCGATCCAATTTGTTTGTATGTCAGAGTTTGAAAGCTCTTTCATTGGGATGCTAATTCAttatttgattgaatttttttttacgtccGATTAAGTATGTAGTAATAAATATTTTACTTGATTCTTGGCATGAATGATCTAATCCCTCCCAcataaaagttagatggtttcgatttttaaaaaatagcttaggcggccctcaagtggtgcattataggactttaatgcctttggaagcaccgaatgtgttccAACCATGTGGTTTCTAACATTCGATTATCACCTATTCAGGTGAGAATGATAAAATCGTTAAATCGTAACAGTTTAGATCaaacattcaaaaaaatgagtctGCAGCTACCTTTGAAATCTATACATTGAACTCACTTAGTTCTAAACCAAGGTATtctcctatagtctaatgtacGCTAGTGTGAGCTCCGCGCTCGGCGCACTCGAAGAGTCaccacccgaatttttgacatggatgatccgagaaatcgagagtttgtttgagagaaaaaggcttttgatcaagcGAAATcgttgagattttggattcgggagccacgttacgagcgggggaaggttttgttgaaaaaacacCCCGCTCGCCCGGTAAagaccggtctctactaagcattttaaatgggggatttaatatcatttgaaaaacttaactttgattaaaacatGTACGGGAAAGTGACATGGGGTTTAATATAACATATTGGTGTGCTTGTGGTGCGAACTGTACAGTATGAAATGGATGAGCAATGTACAGAAAGTGAAATAACATCATTACAACAGTCTGCCAATATCATGTGAAATGCCGCACGACGACTTGGATACATCGCACGGTGTGACTAAAACACCGTGCAATGTACCTGTCTACACATTTCAGAATCAGTTTGCttttacatgacaaaacaaatCATAGATCCGCAAAATAGTTTGTTATATTTTTCGAATCTCTGAAAAAAGATTTACGAGAccattttgttcatcttatcatgtaaaacaatgttaaaagctttttgaaatgttgaaagatttaataaagtCAAAAAGATGACTTTTAAAGCGAAACTTGACTCtggaatgtactcgtatgatctATAAACAACATTAGCTGAAGtaggaaaagaataagaaaataaagtaataatGAACAGTACTAAAAATAACGCGCAGTGCAATACGCTATGCTGTGCGATGTTCTAAAGCACCGCACGATTTAGCGTATCcagtgcaaaaattatttttttttgtgctttttgaatataaagctcgTTCGAGGCCCAAACCCAGTATAGAAGGACTAGGAAGGGCCCCAGTGAGCTCCCCTCAAGGCCAAAATGTGGTTTAGCCAAAGGAATTTAtttataccttttgatcgaGGCTTGAATGTGCTTGAAAGTGGAAGAGTGGAGGTTGATTTGAACTGACTTTTGAGAGACTTGTGAGCAAATGagtgtggagagagaaaaagagaaaaatcagtttgagattgattttgtaataGCCCAGCTTGTGGGtcgatgtagagagagaaaaagatgtaCGTGAGTGTAATGGGTATAAGGGGTTGTAAAGAGAGAATCAATGGGGGGTGTATTAATAGGCAAGAGGGCCAAGGATGATCAATACAAAGAGGGAGGCGACTTCTAGGCCgaataaaatttattctctacACTTGCAGGCGTGACCGACAACTTTCTGCAACTATTAGAACTTTTTCCGAAACGCCATGCGATATAATCAGAAATGCCATGCTGTATATTGAAATCTTGTGCGGcggagtaattttttaaaatgccGCGCGGCGTTTCTGAAATGCCGCGCAGTATGTTGAGATGACACATCACATTGAACTTTGCGGAGGCGCCTCGGATACTCCTAGACTTGGACTTGGGCACAGTTTATAGCGTTGGAAAACTTgtcgagtcctctttctaacccaattggtttcactcaaagactttttatacattgaaacgtgtgaccattttaccatcagtgtgtcatggaaaaagttattttccacaaagaaaatgcatttttctctttgcaattgaacCGGGGCCACCCTACATGTTTAGAAAAGGGCttttcttgaggtttagagaaggagtaGCAAATGAGCAACAATCGAAGCcttgaaggtatatttttcccttatttcatcattggagaacttaaagattattcaAAGGCCCAAATTGGGGGTGTCTATAGCTAGTCACACGATCACAAAATAattatgacgatccataccattcattttgttattcttgaTGTTTTAATCACTCTCACCAATTTTTGGGTCTATTGTGTTTTAAAAGCTCCTTCGTCGGGACGTAAATTAattattatgaaattttttgttatgtacgATCAAGTACATAACGACAAGAAATTTAATTCATTCTTGGCATGAATGATATAATCCCTCCAATATAAAATCTAGATGATTCCGATTTTTCAAGTGCCATTTACTATCGGCGTGCTTTTTGCCAGTTGCAACTTAATGACTCGAATTTTAAGCATTGTCCTTCTCAAGGGGAATGGGGTAGAGTAGAAAAGATTTGTCAGTTCTTGAAAGTATTCTATGATGCTACTTGCATTTTCTCGAGTTCGAAATATCTTACATCaaatttgtattttctaaaGGTTTGTGCAATTCAATTTCTCTTGAATAAGGAGATGAACAATACTGATCCTTTCAGGAGAAAGATGGACACTCAAATGATGAAGTTTGACAAGTATTGGTTGGAGCATTCTGTGATCTTAGCAATTGCGGTTATATTTTATCCTCGTTTTAAGTTTCAGTTGGTGGAGTATTCTTATGGAAAGCTTTATGGTGAGTCATCTAGTGAGGTATTCTCGCATGTCCCTCACTTTAAATCGAATGAAAACCCATTATGTATCAATAGAAAGAGTTTTTGAGGTACAAAGAGATGatggaatccaaccataaaaaaaaaaaaaaatcaagtttcgcttaagaaaattgggtagaaagaagaccactacaaaaatcgtcaaggCCACCAAGACTAAAACACGTTCTAGGTTCCATTCGATGATCAAATCCCAAGTTTGTAcgtatttcttcattgcttaagtgtttcaaaattttcatggaGCGTCTACATTTCATCGAAGCATAGGAGAAATCGTTTCAAAGAGTTTTTAAGTTGTGTTGGTAGTCGTAACTTCCAAAATTTGGCTTCGAAACAACATAAGCCCCGCTTTTGGCGAATGATGAAACAGTTTTTCCCACAGTTCGATGAAGTGCAAATTATTTATAAACTCTTTAAAATTCACTAAACCAACAAAGAAATAAC carries:
- the LOC131320953 gene encoding uncharacterized protein LOC131320953 isoform X1 — encoded protein: MRSHRCSSIGLSKFVKGSCEIQKMAAYERARDEQIEKNLAMLESLGIKDLVASLPALYRSSQRKGTKKRKSKVAIGNDDEFLPPACEESFGYSSDNSSGSQADKVKCTSKRKKKGSSGNRILRDSQGTREERHIIEGATSTPATQPSTDHVEGMSVVAAQPTQLPCIATNNEGLNCTAPRKPCKGGRPQSNTKRTRGISRGLGSPKEVAS
- the LOC131320953 gene encoding uncharacterized protein LOC131320953 isoform X2, with protein sequence MAAYERARDEQIEKNLAMLESLGIKDLVASLPALYRSSQRKGTKKRKSKVAIGNDDEFLPPACEESFGYSSDNSSGSQADKVKCTSKRKKKGSSGNRILRDSQGTREERHIIEGATSTPATQPSTDHVEGMSVVAAQPTQLPCIATNNEGLNCTAPRKPCKGGRPQSNTKRTRGISRGLGSPKEVAS
- the LOC131320954 gene encoding uncharacterized protein LOC131320954 isoform X1, giving the protein MGRFEFYKVTHCKNGFWTSDGAEKNYNEMMTLKNQPVPERETPMTEDQICDKVLGRAIGYVRGPGYGVRPDTSIKVAHAMRGQLQECTKRADEAERRADEAERRAEVGERRAKELTEEVISQRSTIDSLTMKTNRLESLYEKLASRMDMGNSPAST
- the LOC131320954 gene encoding uncharacterized protein LOC131320954 isoform X2; translation: MGFGLLMNEMMTLKNQPVPERETPMTEDQICDKVLGRAIGYVRGPGYGVRPDTSIKVAHAMRGQLQECTKRADEAERRADEAERRAEVGERRAKELTEEVISQRSTIDSLTMKTNRLESLYEKLASRMDMGNSPAST